The Paucidesulfovibrio gracilis DSM 16080 genome includes a region encoding these proteins:
- a CDS encoding response regulator has product MTGNTNIRILVVDDSSAIRRIIISALKELGFRNVLEAGDGAQALEVLQSHTIQLILSDYKMPRMSGMELLEKVRASEEHRNIPFIMVTAEAQKEAVVEAVQKGVNGYIVKPFKSDALGRKILQVLG; this is encoded by the coding sequence ATGACCGGCAATACGAACATTCGCATTCTTGTCGTGGATGACTCCAGCGCCATTCGACGCATCATCATCAGTGCGCTCAAAGAGCTGGGCTTTCGCAACGTGCTGGAGGCTGGCGACGGCGCCCAGGCTCTGGAGGTCTTGCAGAGCCACACAATACAACTGATCCTCAGCGACTACAAGATGCCCCGCATGAGCGGCATGGAGCTGTTGGAGAAGGTGCGCGCCAGTGAAGAGCACCGCAATATCCCGTTCATTATGGTCACAGCCGAGGCCCAGAAGGAAGCGGTTGTGGAAGCAGTGCAAAAAGGCGTGAACGGCTACATCGTCAAGCCTTTCAAGTCGGACGCCCTGGGTCGGAAGATTCTCCAGGTGCTGGGT
- a CDS encoding HEAT repeat domain-containing protein encodes MPTAWCCRHLPALPFWGRSIPGLILFLLLWCAPGNAAPLDAPTSLPELRTYARLRASVLAAEEFTRALDAVIAVHGPQDLRKFTPREAAQRLLNGGWIDPGLPFSFDETPLELTSTQRFVSALDPTLTSADLPLLELPAELVGPALEDDSTAVRWFILQSLARHPGQGEQARNLLKALAREPESALVRAYAAALSRVPLARRLPALLREEDYSETWRALLALTNVDARCLGLLLCAPAPGGCPTPSRTGEPDAATLILAQLERNYPVPTVEMVVRAQPLPVLDRLCHGLRHAWAEPQDRLVALLARFPEHGPALEALAHALLNRNHPAYSASHRMLIQVWEQRTGITFQGSAEPFLQWYHAHKPMPKLP; translated from the coding sequence ATGCCCACTGCATGGTGCTGCCGCCATCTTCCTGCACTGCCCTTTTGGGGAAGGAGCATTCCCGGGCTGATTCTTTTTCTCCTTTTGTGGTGTGCGCCCGGCAATGCCGCGCCACTGGACGCCCCCACAAGTCTGCCGGAACTGCGGACTTATGCCCGGCTGCGCGCCTCGGTGCTGGCCGCCGAAGAATTTACCCGTGCGCTGGATGCGGTGATCGCGGTGCATGGTCCCCAGGATCTGCGAAAATTCACGCCTCGTGAGGCGGCCCAACGGTTGCTGAATGGCGGCTGGATTGATCCGGGGTTGCCGTTTTCCTTTGACGAAACCCCTCTGGAATTGACTTCCACGCAACGTTTTGTTTCCGCCCTTGATCCCACGCTGACATCCGCGGACCTGCCCCTCTTGGAACTTCCCGCGGAACTGGTCGGTCCCGCCCTGGAGGACGACAGTACGGCCGTGCGCTGGTTTATCCTGCAATCTCTGGCCCGGCATCCCGGACAGGGCGAGCAGGCCCGGAACCTGCTCAAGGCGCTGGCACGAGAACCCGAGTCCGCTCTTGTTCGCGCTTACGCGGCCGCCTTGAGCCGTGTTCCCTTGGCACGCCGTCTGCCAGCATTGCTTCGTGAGGAGGATTATTCCGAGACATGGCGGGCGTTGCTCGCCCTCACGAACGTGGATGCTCGCTGCCTTGGGTTGCTGCTTTGCGCTCCGGCTCCCGGGGGCTGCCCCACACCCTCCCGTACAGGCGAACCGGATGCTGCCACTTTGATTCTGGCGCAATTGGAACGAAACTATCCTGTGCCCACAGTGGAAATGGTGGTCCGCGCCCAGCCCTTGCCGGTGCTGGATCGGCTTTGCCACGGGCTGCGCCACGCCTGGGCCGAACCCCAGGACCGACTGGTCGCCTTGCTGGCTCGTTTTCCAGAACATGGCCCGGCCCTGGAAGCCCTGGCCCATGCCCTGCTGAACCGCAATCATCCCGCGTACTCGGCATCCCATCGAATGCTTATCCAGGTGTGGGAGCAACGTACCGGAATCACATTTCAGGGCAGTGCGGAGCCGTTTCTGCAATGGTACCATGCGCACAAACCCATGCCGAAGCTCCCGTGA
- a CDS encoding Fic family protein has translation MAGDEKFSTHFDPVEVLPLAGEVRGICRSLNALPVRPDLAHDLERDLTEQAIHATAAMAGNPMRLDEVRECLADEGTSPDDPAGPTVARARRVIANLGLAYAPLPKQRTEPGVFGVSDGFLRKVHAVMVQGTLARGMGEYVPGAENRVLSLVTRINAQDMSDMEQAVRAGIFHYHLHRIMPFAHGTGRVARFFESSILAVGGYRFACLMQPLTYRRRIDEYMRFFPSEQGEPAVMDSLTEFLVFMLSVLRDNLTALHSQCTVPLRKLALGDHFRILAESRRINKRTHQLLSLLLDRETDPDTGEPLPFLLKDLFLKQPYKLLYDKVSEHTARRDLGRLLELELLVKKGTSYYFQHHRLG, from the coding sequence ATGGCTGGCGATGAAAAATTTTCCACACATTTCGACCCGGTAGAGGTGCTTCCGTTGGCCGGAGAGGTCCGGGGAATATGCCGGTCCCTGAACGCTCTGCCGGTTCGGCCCGATCTGGCCCACGATCTGGAGCGCGACCTCACGGAACAGGCCATCCATGCCACGGCCGCCATGGCAGGCAACCCCATGCGCCTGGACGAGGTTCGGGAATGTCTCGCTGACGAAGGAACCAGCCCCGATGATCCGGCCGGTCCCACTGTGGCCCGCGCCCGGCGCGTCATCGCCAACCTGGGCCTGGCCTACGCCCCGCTTCCCAAACAGCGCACCGAACCGGGCGTGTTCGGCGTGTCCGACGGGTTTTTACGCAAAGTCCACGCGGTCATGGTCCAGGGAACCCTTGCCCGGGGCATGGGCGAATACGTACCCGGCGCGGAAAATCGCGTGCTCTCCCTGGTCACCCGCATCAATGCCCAGGACATGTCCGACATGGAACAAGCTGTGCGGGCCGGAATCTTCCACTACCATCTGCACCGGATCATGCCCTTTGCCCACGGCACAGGGCGGGTGGCCCGTTTCTTTGAAAGCTCCATCCTCGCCGTGGGCGGCTACCGCTTCGCCTGCCTGATGCAGCCCTTGACCTACCGCCGCCGCATCGACGAATACATGCGTTTTTTCCCCTCGGAACAAGGGGAACCAGCCGTGATGGACTCGCTCACGGAATTTCTGGTCTTCATGCTTTCGGTCCTGCGCGACAACCTCACGGCCCTGCATTCCCAATGCACGGTCCCCCTGCGCAAGCTGGCCCTGGGCGACCATTTCCGCATTTTGGCGGAATCGCGCCGCATTAACAAACGCACGCACCAGCTGCTCTCCCTGCTGCTGGACAGAGAGACCGACCCGGACACCGGCGAACCGTTGCCTTTTCTGCTCAAGGATCTGTTCCTTAAACAGCCCTACAAGTTGTTGTACGACAAGGTCAGTGAACACACGGCCAGACGGGATCTCGGCCGGTTGCTGGAGTTGGAGCTGCTGGTCAAAAAAGGCACGAGCTATTATTTTCAGCACCACCGGCTGGGCTGA
- a CDS encoding P-loop NTPase family protein has translation MDCSELDELSERVAQLSGLAASRHQEYLALASERAQLDRFLELAPRAVTTLEELSTRLFGEILDEIESNLTHAVREVLGQNRTVVSERRTVGNRLQVHFSIHSGEDPDHQEDILRGQGGSVANILSVGLRLIALSQLDPYRHRPFLVLDEQDCWLKPELVPRFMQLIARIARRLDLQLLVISHHPVDTFASAADRILELVPNQDEGPRVRCRPLREKRLADPNGPEPEEEANVASVD, from the coding sequence ATGGATTGCAGCGAGCTGGATGAATTGTCGGAACGGGTGGCCCAATTATCGGGGCTGGCCGCAAGCCGTCACCAGGAGTATTTGGCGTTGGCCTCTGAGCGGGCGCAGCTGGACCGGTTTTTGGAACTGGCACCCCGGGCCGTGACCACCCTGGAGGAGCTTTCCACCCGGTTGTTTGGGGAAATACTCGATGAAATTGAGTCCAACCTGACCCACGCCGTGCGGGAAGTGTTGGGCCAGAACCGTACCGTGGTCAGCGAGCGGCGGACAGTCGGCAACCGGCTTCAGGTGCATTTTTCCATTCACAGCGGGGAGGATCCGGACCATCAGGAGGATATCCTGCGGGGGCAGGGCGGATCTGTGGCCAACATCCTTTCCGTGGGGCTGCGGCTCATTGCCCTGTCCCAGCTGGATCCGTACCGGCACCGGCCGTTTTTGGTGCTGGATGAGCAGGATTGCTGGCTCAAGCCGGAACTGGTTCCCCGGTTTATGCAACTTATAGCCCGTATTGCCCGGCGGCTTGACTTGCAATTGCTGGTCATTTCCCATCATCCCGTGGATACGTTTGCCTCGGCTGCGGACCGGATTTTGGAACTTGTGCCGAATCAGGACGAGGGACCAAGGGTTCGGTGCCGTCCCTTGCGGGAAAAGCGGCTGGCCGATCCCAATGGACCGGAACCGGAAGAGGAGGCAAACGTCGCGTCAGTGGACTAG
- a CDS encoding metallophosphoesterase produces the protein MSNTHPIPEQLPRVRGNGLFLIGDPHVADIPPGHRLPGYREQVLSKLAACLDRARELEMPVVLLGDLFHRPRDNSNTLLVELMSLFRPHRPFVLVGNHDKHLARWTRDVSLAVLGEAGVIRLMQEPGLQFVLETPEAKVVVGATPDGHRLPRGLDREYVPDEATVLWFTHHNISFPDFLDRAGRIKELPGIDWLINGHIHRPQPQVQAGSTTWANPGNITRLTFSRRSSEKIPAAAIWTPGCEELTSWQVPHEPFYDVFPRQEFPPEEQEEHGESRFLEGLERLAMRRSSEGTGLREFLQANLNPEQPESALIWALYKEVVDNE, from the coding sequence ATGAGCAATACTCACCCGATCCCCGAGCAACTGCCCCGGGTGCGAGGCAACGGACTGTTTTTGATCGGTGATCCGCACGTGGCGGATATCCCGCCCGGGCATCGCCTTCCGGGGTACCGTGAGCAGGTCTTGAGCAAATTGGCGGCCTGCCTGGACCGCGCCCGGGAACTGGAAATGCCCGTGGTGCTGCTGGGCGATCTGTTCCACCGACCCAGGGACAACTCCAACACATTGCTTGTGGAACTCATGAGCCTGTTTCGGCCGCATCGTCCGTTTGTGTTGGTGGGTAACCATGACAAGCACCTGGCCCGCTGGACCCGGGATGTGTCCCTGGCTGTGCTGGGCGAGGCCGGAGTCATCCGGCTCATGCAGGAGCCGGGATTGCAGTTCGTGCTGGAGACGCCGGAGGCAAAGGTCGTGGTGGGCGCCACCCCGGATGGTCACCGTCTGCCCAGAGGGCTGGACCGGGAGTATGTGCCGGATGAGGCGACCGTGCTCTGGTTCACGCACCACAACATCAGCTTTCCGGATTTTTTGGATCGCGCCGGGCGCATCAAGGAATTGCCCGGCATCGACTGGCTCATCAACGGGCATATCCACCGGCCTCAGCCCCAGGTGCAGGCCGGAAGCACCACCTGGGCCAACCCCGGAAACATCACCCGGCTGACCTTTTCCCGGCGTTCCAGCGAAAAGATTCCGGCCGCCGCAATCTGGACGCCGGGGTGTGAGGAATTGACAAGCTGGCAGGTGCCGCACGAACCGTTTTACGACGTGTTCCCGCGCCAGGAGTTTCCGCCCGAGGAGCAGGAGGAACACGGGGAGTCGCGGTTTTTGGAGGGGCTGGAACGGCTGGCCATGCGCCGTAGCAGCGAAGGAACCGGCTTGCGGGAATTTTTGCAGGCCAATCTCAACCCGGAGCAGCCCGAGTCGGCCTTGATCTGGGCGTTGTATAAAGAGGTGGTGGACAATGAATGA